The Thermococcus celericrescens genome includes a window with the following:
- a CDS encoding metal-dependent hydrolase: MRGFTHYISGLAAATFFAALVGDLRLGILIPVIAAAAAYFPDFVDFKFGKFLARRDYEIDPAPWDEKKHYAPKLVRVSELSEENRYQFFAIEGKVEEILARGSGKVSYRVLREDGSEETVTESYNSIIFTLNDGTGKITVEAFGDDYEFFEEEFGKIEEGKKLLVFGYVDVEEDCSLKLVVSDAPHPQGIADTIARAIEEAYREGERIVKIHNIRLPGDVYRRFWVHLDPPKREVRVEMGPIVTPGGVAIGGDVPEYRKYGIAKVGVPFIKTYPKPTRIDSFSGPEIAFRRAEFKGKTVVKDRFLPWHHGFSHSLTMGMIIGLVVFAFFKLIGYEHATELALASMIGQWLHVFEDQLGFMGSNLLPPITKDVVPGFKLGESGSGLTNFSTAWLMIAFMIWNFNRFTDPRPIPISDAKLLLLLAWPSIIGFGIAIVKSFRLRREISELMDYYTNLEAFEELEEVGGI; this comes from the coding sequence ATGAGGGGATTCACCCACTACATCTCGGGCCTCGCGGCGGCGACCTTCTTCGCTGCCCTCGTCGGTGATTTAAGGCTGGGCATACTCATTCCGGTCATAGCGGCTGCCGCCGCCTACTTCCCTGACTTCGTGGACTTCAAGTTCGGAAAGTTCCTGGCGAGAAGGGACTACGAGATAGACCCTGCCCCCTGGGACGAGAAGAAGCACTACGCGCCGAAGCTCGTTAGGGTAAGCGAGCTGAGCGAGGAAAACCGCTACCAGTTCTTTGCCATTGAGGGCAAGGTCGAGGAGATACTGGCGAGGGGCTCTGGAAAGGTCTCCTACAGGGTTCTCCGCGAGGACGGAAGCGAGGAGACCGTCACGGAGAGCTACAACAGCATAATCTTCACGCTCAACGACGGAACCGGAAAGATAACCGTTGAGGCCTTCGGCGACGACTACGAGTTCTTCGAGGAGGAGTTCGGAAAAATCGAGGAGGGCAAGAAGCTACTTGTCTTCGGCTACGTCGATGTCGAGGAGGACTGCTCGCTCAAGCTCGTCGTCAGCGATGCACCCCACCCGCAGGGCATAGCGGACACCATAGCGAGGGCCATTGAGGAGGCCTATCGTGAGGGCGAGAGGATAGTCAAGATACACAACATTCGCCTCCCCGGCGACGTTTACAGGCGCTTCTGGGTTCACCTCGACCCGCCCAAGAGGGAAGTCCGCGTCGAGATGGGGCCGATAGTAACGCCAGGTGGCGTTGCCATAGGCGGCGACGTTCCTGAGTACAGGAAGTACGGCATAGCCAAGGTGGGCGTGCCCTTCATTAAGACCTATCCAAAGCCCACCAGGATAGACTCATTCTCAGGCCCGGAGATAGCCTTCAGGAGGGCTGAGTTCAAGGGCAAGACGGTCGTCAAGGACAGGTTCCTGCCCTGGCACCACGGCTTCAGCCACTCCCTCACGATGGGCATGATAATAGGCCTCGTCGTCTTCGCTTTCTTCAAGCTGATCGGCTATGAGCACGCGACGGAGCTTGCCCTCGCTTCGATGATCGGTCAGTGGCTCCACGTCTTCGAGGACCAGCTCGGCTTCATGGGAAGCAACCTGCTCCCGCCGATAACCAAGGACGTCGTTCCGGGCTTCAAGCTCGGAGAAAGCGGCAGCGGTTTGACCAACTTCTCGACGGCCTGGTTGATGATAGCCTTCATGATATGGAACTTCAACCGCTTCACTGACCCGAGGCCTATACCAATAAGCGACGCCAAACTGCTGCTCCTCCTGGCCTGGCCGTCGATAATAGGCTTTGGAATAGCAATAGTCAAGAGCTTCAGGCTTAGAAGGGAAATCTCGGAGCTCATGGATTACTACACCAATCTCGAAGCCTTTGAGGAGCTGGAAGAGGTCGGAGGGATTTAA
- a CDS encoding class I SAM-dependent methyltransferase, whose amino-acid sequence MDELYFLTAKDARRLLFAKGGARLNLDLRKTSRSWLVTLDGDGFMFPDGTRVERDVIERIARDEGSVYFVRDGVYKAAIAGEHFYKLVPTIPPTIEINGIRMHRTKEVNPLQDTRNKVNAVKPREGETVLDTCMGLGYTAIEASKRGAYVITIEKDPNVLELARINPWSRELFTGGKIQVIQGDAFEVVKKFKDESFDVIIHDPPRFSLAGQLYSEEFYRELFRVLKPGGRLFHYVGNPGKKYRKKDLQKGVMERLRRAGFAGVRRVEEALGVMGRKPENKGGKN is encoded by the coding sequence ATGGACGAGTTGTACTTTTTAACCGCAAAAGACGCGAGAAGACTGCTCTTCGCGAAGGGCGGAGCGAGGCTCAACCTCGACCTGAGGAAAACCAGCCGTTCGTGGCTGGTAACCCTCGACGGGGACGGGTTCATGTTCCCAGATGGAACCAGGGTTGAGAGGGACGTCATCGAGAGGATCGCGAGGGACGAGGGTAGCGTTTACTTCGTGAGGGACGGCGTTTACAAAGCCGCCATCGCAGGAGAGCACTTCTACAAGCTCGTCCCGACGATTCCGCCCACGATTGAGATAAACGGCATCAGAATGCACCGCACGAAGGAGGTAAACCCCCTCCAGGACACGAGGAACAAGGTGAACGCCGTAAAACCGAGAGAGGGCGAAACGGTTCTCGACACCTGCATGGGGCTGGGATACACGGCCATAGAAGCCTCGAAGCGCGGGGCGTACGTCATAACCATCGAGAAGGACCCGAACGTGCTCGAACTCGCCAGGATAAACCCCTGGAGCAGAGAGCTCTTCACCGGCGGAAAGATTCAGGTGATTCAGGGCGACGCTTTCGAGGTCGTGAAGAAGTTCAAGGACGAGAGCTTTGACGTGATAATCCACGACCCACCGCGCTTTTCTCTGGCCGGGCAACTCTACTCCGAAGAGTTCTACCGCGAACTGTTCAGGGTTCTTAAACCCGGTGGGAGGCTCTTCCACTACGTCGGCAACCCAGGGAAGAAGTATCGGAAGAAGGACCTGCAGAAGGGCGTCATGGAGAGACTGAGAAGGGCAGGCTTCGCCGGGGTTAGAAGGGTCGAGGAGGCGCTCGGGGTTATGGGAAGGAAACCGGAAAACAAAGGAGGGAAGAATTAA
- a CDS encoding RAD55 family ATPase yields the protein MGLPERIPSGIKGFDEIIEGGLLPGKTYLLIGPPGSGKTTFAMQFLIEGARRGERVAYVSLIHNPNEVVKDMARFDPSVWIYVKSGKLILCDFGKDLWRRSGKPPSWGGVLMQVRELAERNRISRLVIDPLTAIEFQTSDPAEKKAELSNFIRAIEDLNVTTFLVAELTDLDKYTEEHYIADGVIMLHYFMSEDGSEMVRAVQVLKMRRTKHLTRMFAVKFSSGGLVVLDESPLGEA from the coding sequence ATGGGCCTCCCCGAGAGGATACCGAGTGGTATTAAGGGTTTTGATGAGATAATTGAGGGAGGACTCCTGCCGGGTAAGACGTACCTCCTCATAGGTCCGCCTGGCAGCGGTAAAACTACCTTTGCCATGCAGTTTTTGATTGAGGGAGCGAGAAGAGGGGAGAGGGTGGCCTACGTTTCCCTCATACACAATCCCAATGAGGTCGTCAAGGACATGGCCCGCTTTGACCCATCCGTTTGGATTTATGTTAAGTCCGGCAAACTAATCCTGTGTGACTTTGGAAAGGATCTGTGGAGGAGGTCTGGAAAGCCTCCATCGTGGGGCGGGGTCCTCATGCAGGTGCGGGAGCTCGCGGAGAGGAACAGGATAAGCAGACTTGTTATCGATCCCTTAACCGCTATAGAATTCCAAACCAGCGATCCCGCGGAGAAAAAGGCCGAGCTTTCGAACTTCATCAGGGCGATTGAGGATCTAAACGTAACGACGTTTCTTGTGGCAGAGCTGACGGATCTGGACAAGTACACCGAGGAACACTATATAGCCGACGGCGTTATAATGCTGCACTACTTCATGAGCGAAGACGGATCGGAGATGGTCAGGGCCGTTCAGGTTCTCAAGATGAGGCGGACAAAGCATCTTACCCGGATGTTTGCGGTGAAATTCTCCAGCGGTGGGCTGGTGGTTCTCGACGAATCTCCCCTTGGTGAGGCATGA
- a CDS encoding dipeptidase produces MIFDAHSDLPTLIHDERMNGRSLVLERNFERFFGPWVRARVMAIWTRPERRGDATAYGFEVLNSLLKDVGGSERFELVTTVNGMKNAIGDGKVALWLSLEGGEPIGESLGLLELFHRLGLRVLTLTWSLRNAIADGVFERTGSGLTNFGVEVVGKAEELGILLDLSHINDRGFWDALDVTAFPVIASHSNARRLCDHPRNLTDEQIKAISERNGVIGAVAIPSFIHRERATLEGYVEHITYLVDLAGYRHVGLGFDFVYYLRGWSGRSVEGFEDESRIPHLIERLSETLSEKEVKAITFENFERVFERVVG; encoded by the coding sequence GTGATATTCGACGCCCACTCAGACCTGCCAACGCTCATCCACGACGAGAGGATGAACGGAAGGAGCCTTGTGCTGGAGAGGAACTTCGAGAGGTTCTTCGGTCCCTGGGTTAGGGCCAGGGTTATGGCCATCTGGACGCGGCCGGAGAGAAGGGGAGACGCAACGGCCTACGGTTTTGAGGTCCTGAACTCCCTGCTTAAGGACGTCGGGGGGAGCGAGCGCTTTGAGCTGGTCACAACCGTCAATGGAATGAAAAATGCCATCGGGGACGGAAAGGTCGCCCTGTGGCTCAGCCTTGAGGGCGGGGAGCCAATAGGGGAGAGCCTTGGCCTGCTGGAGCTCTTCCACCGCCTCGGCTTGAGGGTTCTGACGCTCACTTGGAGCCTGAGAAACGCCATAGCTGACGGGGTCTTTGAGAGAACGGGGAGCGGACTGACGAACTTCGGCGTTGAAGTCGTCGGAAAGGCCGAGGAGCTCGGGATACTGCTTGACCTCAGCCACATCAACGACAGGGGCTTCTGGGACGCCCTGGATGTCACGGCGTTCCCTGTCATAGCGTCCCACTCCAACGCGAGGAGGCTGTGCGACCATCCGCGGAACCTGACGGATGAGCAGATAAAGGCGATATCAGAGAGGAACGGCGTTATAGGTGCAGTTGCCATCCCGAGCTTTATCCACCGGGAGCGGGCAACGCTGGAGGGGTACGTGGAGCACATAACGTACCTGGTCGATCTGGCCGGCTACCGCCACGTTGGGCTCGGCTTCGACTTCGTTTACTACCTCCGTGGCTGGAGCGGGAGGAGCGTTGAGGGCTTCGAGGACGAATCGAGGATACCCCACCTGATAGAGAGGCTCTCGGAGACCCTCAGCGAGAAAGAGGTTAAAGCGATAACCTTCGAAAACTTCGAGCGTGTTTTTGAGCGGGTCGTCGGGTGA
- a CDS encoding DUF531 domain-containing protein has product MLTIALYNTYDPKRLHEAHLRAIARAGPIAYAYGFHLALVGFPFEGRPIDVAEEISGHTTIGEGGKYLIELAEGNRFHLLDFPRRGFPPQFGTPVATTRKPSAEKEITPLELAERALRGESFLLLVGLGRHGLPKEIFKTARYHMDITGKRVSLETCTAIGAIPARISTLMEALRWKTGGKKI; this is encoded by the coding sequence ATGCTGACGATAGCCTTGTACAACACCTACGACCCCAAGAGGCTCCATGAGGCCCACCTGCGCGCCATAGCCCGAGCGGGACCCATAGCGTATGCCTACGGCTTTCACCTGGCCCTGGTGGGCTTCCCCTTCGAGGGCAGGCCGATCGATGTGGCGGAGGAGATAAGCGGCCACACCACGATAGGCGAGGGCGGCAAGTACCTCATAGAACTGGCGGAGGGGAACCGCTTCCACCTTCTGGACTTTCCCAGGCGGGGCTTCCCGCCGCAGTTCGGAACACCCGTTGCCACCACCAGGAAGCCCAGTGCTGAGAAGGAGATAACACCCCTTGAGCTCGCCGAACGCGCCCTCCGCGGTGAGAGCTTTCTCCTCCTGGTGGGCCTCGGACGGCACGGCCTTCCCAAGGAAATCTTTAAGACCGCCCGCTACCACATGGACATAACTGGAAAAAGGGTGAGCCTCGAAACGTGCACCGCCATCGGTGCCATTCCCGCGAGGATAAGCACCCTCATGGAGGCTCTGAGATGGAAGACGGGTGGAAAAAAGATCTAG
- a CDS encoding signal peptidase I — MEDGWKKDLAWVLIAVIVVFIFQFGLKVALHTDSPLVIVVSGSMEPVFYRGDVVLLKGISEENIDDVHINDVIVYKRPGYEYPIIHRVREISEVNLGGKTEKCFLTWGDNNWAPDPEYPTPYGMVPCVPAYAVEDKALLVLPKIGLIPLEIRENLGLG; from the coding sequence ATGGAAGACGGGTGGAAAAAAGATCTAGCATGGGTGCTGATAGCGGTCATAGTTGTCTTCATCTTCCAGTTCGGCCTTAAGGTTGCGCTCCACACTGACTCCCCCCTCGTCATAGTCGTTAGCGGCTCGATGGAGCCCGTCTTCTACCGCGGGGACGTCGTCCTGCTGAAGGGGATAAGCGAGGAGAACATCGACGATGTTCACATCAATGACGTCATCGTTTACAAGCGTCCCGGCTACGAGTATCCCATCATCCATCGCGTTAGGGAGATAAGCGAGGTGAACCTCGGCGGTAAGACCGAGAAGTGCTTCCTCACGTGGGGCGACAACAACTGGGCCCCTGACCCAGAATACCCGACCCCCTACGGTATGGTGCCGTGCGTCCCGGCCTACGCCGTCGAGGACAAGGCCCTGCTGGTGCTCCCGAAGATAGGCCTCATTCCCCTTGAAATCAGGGAGAACCTGGGCCTGGGATGA
- a CDS encoding phospholipase D-like domain-containing protein: MRSKVYLAAVLVAAMLAVAGCLGRTSTLEATTEETVTLEKTRTVTETLTVTETKYIENHSVETELRKNLTACIENLRLLNSTLARTSESLEELSAKYRDCLLEGSKREENAPPTELLVDDAYYRSLIEDIRGARESVYVTMFLMKYDPNDSYDHANDLIRALVEARKRGVSVHVILENGIEDNMATYDYLRSNGVDVVFDSPSVTLHTKMVVIDDRVVYIGSHNWSEAALDWNHEVSVRIESQEIAESLLEYFEEIKRGY; the protein is encoded by the coding sequence ATGCGATCAAAAGTGTACCTAGCGGCCGTACTGGTGGCAGCGATGCTCGCAGTGGCGGGCTGTCTTGGGAGAACCTCAACCCTGGAAGCCACCACCGAGGAAACCGTTACTCTGGAAAAAACCAGAACGGTCACTGAAACCCTCACCGTGACAGAAACCAAGTACATCGAGAACCACAGTGTTGAAACGGAGCTCAGAAAGAACCTCACTGCCTGCATCGAGAACCTCCGGCTCCTGAACTCGACGTTAGCCCGGACGAGTGAGAGCCTGGAGGAGCTCAGCGCGAAGTACCGCGACTGCCTGCTGGAGGGGTCAAAAAGGGAGGAGAACGCCCCCCCGACAGAACTGTTGGTGGACGACGCGTATTACAGGAGCCTCATCGAGGACATACGCGGTGCGCGGGAGAGCGTTTACGTCACTATGTTCCTCATGAAGTACGACCCCAACGATAGCTACGATCACGCCAACGACCTGATAAGGGCGCTGGTGGAGGCCAGGAAGAGGGGCGTGAGCGTCCACGTGATACTCGAAAACGGCATCGAAGACAACATGGCCACCTACGACTACCTCCGCTCCAACGGGGTCGATGTGGTCTTTGATTCCCCCTCGGTAACCCTCCACACAAAGATGGTGGTGATAGACGACAGGGTGGTTTACATCGGAAGCCACAACTGGAGCGAGGCCGCGCTGGACTGGAATCACGAGGTGAGCGTTAGAATCGAGTCCCAGGAGATTGCGGAGTCGCTCTTGGAGTACTTCGAGGAGATTAAAAGGGGGTATTAG
- a CDS encoding tyrosine-type recombinase/integrase gives MMSLDNKITSIVYSNVRTHLPELHSDWNLTQDVSSSNLFTYGANIGEKSKQNTIKTYKGNNIKGKFYKNWMHRLEMTMEGYMMSMGNGKIMPQYTMCYLQEVLSWARVEFMRVFSALVQDLATLLNIDQSTVGEALEEVIDSLVERKTILFTKQLTKAVAKHSGVYQIKIHEGEIKDILWAYNKLRELGLTSEGFKIKVYIDTLIGINKRLKVELKLKRKEGQYYIFKVPTEDAEKLESKFVDILVVLDNKTSQLILKATEDAENIIDSVREIIESRRLIPSMSSWPAPPCFSDLQHPVSQTGLGHQNLSQKDVVKSEGNIVQNPVGQDAKESKKILKRSKLYDVLEGGVIFIKVKDALEEFKKWSIRDFRYEIYENGKTKTVTYNDWDEFVNDRNMPPVIEKSKRNILQRIRYVEVFLEHTQGVITEETIEEFFDWLQYKKPITNGKTVRSGVSKDTFNKYKSHIKKFFEFLKLRHYQGYVAQVNYTVKTRKTNRVKVVDENDIKNLIRYIRSSNKFSQEEKDELVGLILLEATTGLRTSEALRLKVGDIDFGNRIVLVRSEITKKNYSRIVYITKEVANYLKDTVVGKYNKGSNDYLFSPNISGFKESSKGRVTQRLKRAGIAFNMKSLRKFYVTMTRNPPKEALELLRTNKALDSLEFLTAGHKTLEIVESHYDYTKTSVDEILKKAKLLDRLLAQRDVYDVVFNNTRLLE, from the coding sequence ATGATGAGTCTAGATAACAAAATAACTTCTATTGTTTATTCTAATGTGAGAACTCACCTGCCTGAGTTGCACTCTGATTGGAATTTAACCCAAGATGTATCATCATCCAATTTGTTTACATATGGTGCCAATATTGGTGAAAAATCAAAACAAAATACAATTAAGACTTATAAAGGTAATAACATCAAAGGCAAATTTTATAAAAACTGGATGCACAGGTTGGAAATGACAATGGAGGGGTATATGATGTCAATGGGTAATGGTAAAATAATGCCCCAGTACACAATGTGTTATCTCCAAGAAGTACTAAGCTGGGCTAGGGTTGAGTTCATGAGAGTATTCAGTGCTCTTGTTCAGGATTTAGCCACCTTGCTTAACATAGACCAATCAACAGTAGGGGAAGCACTTGAAGAGGTAATTGACTCACTAGTTGAAAGGAAGACCATACTTTTCACCAAACAGCTTACCAAGGCAGTGGCAAAGCATTCAGGAGTGTATCAAATCAAAATACATGAGGGAGAAATCAAGGACATCTTGTGGGCTTACAATAAACTTAGAGAGCTGGGCTTAACTTCTGAAGGCTTTAAAATCAAAGTGTACATTGACACTTTAATTGGCATTAACAAAAGGTTAAAAGTTGAACTTAAGCTGAAAAGGAAAGAAGGGCAGTACTACATCTTCAAGGTTCCAACAGAAGATGCTGAGAAACTTGAAAGTAAGTTTGTAGATATCCTAGTGGTACTTGATAATAAAACCTCACAACTGATTCTCAAAGCTACTGAAGATGCTGAGAATATTATTGACAGTGTAAGAGAAATCATTGAATCAAGGAGGCTCATACCTTCAATGTCCTCATGGCCAGCACCTCCTTGTTTTTCAGACTTACAACATCCAGTTTCCCAAACAGGCCTAGGGCATCAAAATCTCTCTCAGAAGGATGTGGTAAAATCAGAGGGTAACATAGTCCAAAATCCTGTAGGACAGGATGCTAAAGAAAGTAAGAAGATACTGAAAAGAAGCAAGCTTTATGATGTGCTGGAGGGGGGTGTAATCTTCATTAAGGTCAAGGATGCCCTTGAGGAATTCAAAAAATGGTCAATAAGAGACTTCAGGTATGAGATATATGAAAATGGAAAAACTAAAACAGTAACATACAATGATTGGGATGAATTTGTTAATGACAGAAACATGCCACCAGTCATTGAAAAAAGCAAGAGGAACATTCTTCAGAGGATAAGATATGTGGAGGTCTTCTTGGAGCACACTCAGGGTGTTATCACTGAGGAGACTATAGAGGAGTTCTTTGATTGGTTACAGTATAAGAAACCAATAACTAATGGGAAAACTGTGAGAAGCGGTGTAAGCAAAGACACATTCAACAAGTACAAGAGTCATATTAAGAAGTTCTTTGAATTCTTGAAACTCAGACACTACCAGGGTTATGTGGCCCAGGTGAACTATACTGTAAAAACAAGAAAGACTAATAGGGTTAAAGTTGTAGATGAAAATGACATTAAAAACTTGATTAGATACATCAGAAGCTCAAACAAATTTAGTCAGGAAGAAAAAGATGAGTTGGTAGGGTTGATTCTTCTGGAAGCAACTACAGGGCTAAGGACAAGTGAAGCACTTAGGTTAAAAGTTGGTGACATTGATTTTGGAAACAGGATTGTCTTGGTGAGGTCTGAGATTACAAAGAAGAACTATAGCAGAATAGTCTATATTACTAAGGAGGTAGCAAACTATCTCAAGGACACAGTGGTTGGGAAGTACAATAAAGGTTCAAATGATTACCTGTTCAGTCCAAATATATCAGGATTTAAGGAATCAAGCAAGGGTAGGGTTACACAGAGACTTAAAAGAGCAGGTATTGCCTTCAATATGAAATCCCTTAGAAAGTTCTATGTTACAATGACTAGAAATCCCCCCAAAGAGGCCCTGGAGCTTCTTAGAACTAACAAGGCCCTAGACAGTTTGGAGTTCCTAACAGCTGGTCACAAGACTTTGGAAATTGTTGAAAGCCATTATGACTACACAAAGACAAGTGTTGATGAAATACTCAAAAAGGCAAAACTCCTAGATAGGCTATTGGCCCAGAGAGATGTTTATGATGTGGTTTTCAACAACACAAGGCTCTTGGAATGA
- a CDS encoding AAA family ATPase gives MVWDKQDEKGEHAPEEYPAKIIGGNIPPVPLAEGKSNNPLTYSPHGKGNWGGQYSLRGNFLKDMDSLKKAIHRVVHVSKQYEIVPLLVLFLHPNISRDTLTELSVKLNQELGLNYRFKSIQNGISSVLKREDIILTYRVNGVNYYSLNSTIENKIIKEYSEIVSGVNDSREIEEITPEKLVPEAESFLMGVYKDEIIKLLTEDPSKVLTVKYEKVLAFSDKLARLVKYRTKEVMKITFAKALEKVIQELSGDLSDESSHGLKVTFTSEVTHRRLIDIDVSRDLNTLITVEAKIMALSRPLIFYPELVFVCRDCGNEIIRLQDFLVPRIGENKCSACGSKNLFIDTYKSKGKELLVFTLQDLLENLESNEQPQDFQAFTTLNTKKLLSLMGQKVKVTGIVRTKIQLESERATTSEVVLEVINVQETEQRASSRLTKEDIERILNFKEKYSEKEIIDVLIDSIAPSIYANKKDTPELWAIKKSALLALVSPKKLVNGNLRKWINILVIGDKGTGKSRILEDLKRIFHLELVTGGGSTNQVGLIGMAKYDDMTKRWVYRAGALARANGTVLLIDEFDKLKEDDYKALHNAMSVGYYIFNKADLNLEIMSRESIMAMANPLKGVISNQKSLFEQVAFSTTLLDRFDIIIGLRTYESKEVVDKIDEKIWEASQGLIKRQVDDRLLVKYITYAQKIVPTWEDTAKQKLSDFVKELRKYLKENGTFNYSHRLQMSMINISEAIAKLKLKDRVTVEDVHEAIELIKIAVKSWGEDIDFSLLSELSYEFTGEQRRMLDAVEETLEDLRNYYPNGVPRDELVSVLEKKLGSKDAVRKALTLAIKVNLITKISGESYILTRDT, from the coding sequence ATGGTGTGGGACAAGCAAGATGAGAAAGGAGAACATGCCCCTGAGGAGTACCCTGCTAAAATCATTGGGGGGAATATTCCCCCAGTCCCCCTAGCTGAGGGGAAGAGTAATAATCCACTCACATATTCCCCCCATGGAAAGGGGAATTGGGGAGGCCAGTATTCACTAAGGGGGAACTTCCTTAAGGATATGGATTCTTTGAAAAAAGCAATACACAGGGTTGTGCATGTTAGTAAGCAATATGAAATAGTCCCTCTTTTGGTGCTTTTCCTGCATCCAAACATCAGTAGAGATACTCTCACAGAATTATCAGTAAAGTTGAATCAAGAATTAGGGCTGAACTACAGGTTCAAATCAATCCAAAATGGCATATCTTCAGTGCTCAAAAGAGAGGATATTATATTAACTTACAGGGTGAATGGAGTTAATTACTATTCTTTAAACAGTACTATAGAAAATAAAATCATAAAAGAATACTCAGAGATAGTATCCGGTGTGAATGATAGTAGGGAGATAGAGGAGATAACTCCTGAGAAGTTAGTGCCAGAAGCTGAAAGTTTTCTCATGGGAGTCTACAAAGATGAAATCATCAAGCTACTAACAGAAGACCCATCAAAAGTGTTGACAGTGAAGTATGAGAAAGTATTAGCATTTTCAGACAAACTTGCAAGGTTAGTAAAGTACAGAACAAAAGAGGTTATGAAAATAACTTTTGCTAAGGCACTAGAAAAAGTAATCCAAGAGCTGAGTGGTGACTTATCAGATGAGAGTTCTCATGGCCTAAAAGTAACATTCACTTCTGAAGTGACACATAGAAGGTTGATAGATATAGATGTAAGTAGGGACCTGAACACCCTAATTACAGTAGAGGCAAAGATAATGGCACTGAGTAGGCCATTGATATTTTACCCAGAATTGGTTTTTGTGTGTAGGGATTGTGGAAATGAAATAATTAGACTCCAGGATTTTCTAGTTCCAAGGATTGGGGAAAACAAATGCAGTGCATGTGGTTCAAAGAATCTCTTCATTGACACTTACAAGAGCAAAGGAAAGGAACTTCTGGTATTTACTCTTCAAGACCTTCTAGAGAACTTGGAGAGTAATGAGCAGCCTCAGGATTTTCAAGCTTTTACAACACTCAACACCAAGAAGTTGCTTTCTCTTATGGGGCAGAAGGTCAAGGTAACTGGCATTGTCAGGACAAAAATCCAGCTTGAATCTGAAAGAGCCACCACTAGTGAGGTTGTCCTTGAAGTCATTAATGTTCAGGAGACAGAACAAAGAGCCTCATCAAGGCTAACTAAAGAGGATATTGAAAGAATCCTTAATTTTAAAGAGAAATATTCAGAGAAAGAGATAATAGATGTTTTAATTGATAGTATTGCCCCCAGTATCTATGCTAACAAAAAAGATACCCCAGAGCTGTGGGCTATTAAAAAATCAGCTCTACTTGCACTTGTCTCCCCAAAGAAGCTTGTTAATGGTAACCTAAGAAAATGGATTAATATCCTTGTTATTGGTGACAAAGGAACAGGTAAATCTAGGATTCTAGAGGACTTAAAGAGAATTTTCCATCTAGAACTTGTCACTGGGGGAGGTAGTACAAACCAGGTAGGTCTTATTGGGATGGCAAAATATGATGACATGACAAAAAGATGGGTGTATAGGGCAGGAGCTTTGGCAAGGGCAAATGGCACAGTGCTCTTAATTGATGAATTTGACAAATTAAAAGAAGATGATTATAAGGCTCTCCATAATGCTATGAGTGTTGGTTATTACATTTTCAACAAGGCTGACTTGAACTTAGAAATCATGTCCAGAGAGTCAATAATGGCAATGGCTAATCCATTAAAAGGAGTAATCTCAAATCAGAAATCACTCTTTGAGCAGGTTGCCTTCAGCACAACATTACTAGACAGGTTTGACATCATAATTGGCCTCAGAACATATGAATCAAAGGAAGTTGTGGATAAGATTGATGAGAAAATCTGGGAAGCATCACAGGGGTTAATCAAAAGGCAAGTTGATGATAGATTACTAGTAAAGTACATTACATATGCTCAAAAGATTGTCCCCACTTGGGAGGACACAGCAAAGCAGAAGCTCTCTGATTTTGTAAAAGAACTGAGAAAATACCTTAAAGAGAATGGAACCTTTAACTATTCTCATAGGCTACAGATGAGCATGATAAATATTTCAGAAGCTATTGCCAAATTGAAGCTAAAAGACAGAGTTACTGTAGAGGATGTCCATGAAGCAATTGAGCTAATAAAAATTGCAGTAAAAAGTTGGGGGGAGGATATTGACTTTTCACTACTGAGTGAATTATCCTATGAGTTTACAGGGGAACAGAGAAGAATGCTTGATGCAGTTGAAGAAACTCTTGAAGACCTCAGAAACTACTATCCAAATGGAGTCCCTAGAGATGAGTTGGTGAGTGTCCTTGAGAAAAAGTTGGGTTCAAAAGATGCCGTGAGAAAGGCACTTACCCTTGCAATAAAAGTTAACCTAATTACAAAGATTTCAGGGGAAAGTTATATTCTCACAAGGGACACTTGA